The following proteins come from a genomic window of Gemmatimonas sp.:
- a CDS encoding aspartate ammonia-lyase has product MYTPAEIADQLRATAFLDGFSDAHLWKLSRHVTPTVLDADATIFNEGEPRQRFAVLLNGAVAVEKAADGRTVRLVTLGAGEAVGEGLLLDDSNHGTTARVIMPGHCVMVTRAQLDEITREAPQLYAALVARAARAISARLRRADATLVGRGRTLGFGGNRTRVEHDLLGEREVPFEALYGVQTLRALENFPITGIPLREFPVLIEALAAVKEAAAQTNRELGLLDDMTAELIVRAAREIRAGRHHEHFLVDMIQGGAGTSTNMNANEVIANRALELRNEVRGRYHVVSPNDHVNLSQSTNDVYPTAVRLALHRNLATFRDELGRLADAFAEKGREFAPLLKMGRTQMQDAVPMTLGQEFMAFANTLREDVDRLAEAQGLIREINLGATAIGTGINAPPGYAELVAAHLTAVSGVPVITAPDLVEATSDTGAFVQLSGVMKRTATKLSKICNDLRLLSSGPRAGFGEINLPAMQPGSSIMPGKVNPVIPEVVNQVCFDVIGGDVTVTMAAEAGQLQLNAFEPVIAYRLLRGIDMLRNACTVLRERCVTGITPNVDRMRHFVEHSIGIVTALVPVIGYEQATDVARSALASGRGVFEIVLERGLLSRAQLDAILDPEAMTAPRFTQEFAAVRPTP; this is encoded by the coding sequence ATGTACACACCGGCCGAAATCGCCGATCAGCTGCGCGCCACTGCTTTTCTCGACGGCTTCAGCGACGCCCACCTCTGGAAGCTCTCCCGCCATGTGACGCCGACGGTCCTCGACGCCGACGCCACGATCTTCAACGAAGGAGAGCCTCGGCAGCGGTTTGCCGTGCTGTTGAACGGTGCCGTGGCCGTCGAGAAGGCGGCCGATGGGCGTACCGTTCGCCTGGTGACCCTCGGTGCGGGGGAAGCGGTGGGGGAAGGACTGCTGCTCGACGACAGCAATCATGGCACCACGGCCCGCGTCATCATGCCGGGCCACTGCGTCATGGTTACCCGGGCCCAGCTGGACGAGATCACCCGCGAAGCCCCCCAGTTGTACGCCGCGCTGGTCGCGCGGGCGGCACGGGCCATCTCCGCCCGCCTCCGACGCGCGGACGCCACGCTGGTCGGTCGCGGCCGCACGCTGGGCTTCGGCGGCAACCGCACGCGGGTGGAGCACGACCTGCTGGGCGAGCGGGAGGTCCCGTTCGAAGCACTCTACGGCGTGCAGACCCTGCGAGCGCTGGAGAACTTCCCCATCACGGGGATTCCGCTGCGTGAGTTCCCGGTGCTCATCGAGGCGCTGGCGGCGGTCAAGGAGGCAGCCGCGCAGACCAATCGCGAACTGGGGCTGCTGGACGACATGACGGCGGAGCTGATCGTGCGCGCGGCGCGCGAGATCCGGGCCGGTCGCCATCACGAGCACTTCCTCGTGGACATGATCCAGGGCGGGGCCGGCACGAGCACCAACATGAACGCCAACGAAGTCATCGCCAACCGCGCGCTCGAACTGCGCAACGAGGTGCGGGGCAGGTATCACGTGGTCAGTCCCAATGACCACGTGAACCTCTCGCAGTCGACCAATGACGTGTACCCCACGGCGGTGCGCCTCGCCCTGCACCGTAACCTGGCAACCTTTCGCGACGAGTTGGGGCGGCTGGCCGACGCCTTCGCCGAAAAGGGGCGGGAGTTCGCGCCACTCCTGAAGATGGGGCGCACCCAGATGCAGGATGCCGTGCCGATGACGTTGGGGCAGGAGTTCATGGCCTTTGCGAATACGCTGCGTGAGGATGTGGACCGGTTGGCTGAGGCGCAGGGTCTCATCCGCGAGATCAATCTGGGCGCCACCGCCATCGGCACCGGCATCAATGCCCCGCCGGGATACGCGGAGCTCGTGGCCGCGCACCTGACCGCCGTGTCGGGGGTGCCGGTCATCACGGCCCCCGATCTGGTGGAGGCCACCAGCGACACGGGGGCGTTCGTGCAGCTGTCGGGCGTCATGAAGCGCACGGCGACCAAGCTCTCGAAGATCTGCAATGACCTGCGCCTGCTCTCGTCGGGGCCGCGTGCCGGTTTCGGCGAGATCAACCTGCCGGCGATGCAACCGGGATCATCGATCATGCCGGGCAAGGTCAACCCCGTGATCCCCGAAGTGGTGAATCAGGTGTGTTTCGACGTGATTGGCGGTGACGTGACCGTGACCATGGCGGCGGAAGCCGGTCAGTTGCAGCTCAACGCCTTCGAACCGGTGATCGCGTATCGGCTGCTCCGCGGCATCGACATGCTTCGCAACGCCTGCACGGTGCTTCGTGAACGCTGTGTGACCGGAATCACGCCGAACGTCGATCGGATGCGGCATTTTGTAGAGCACTCCATCGGCATCGTGACGGCGTTGGTGCCGGTGATCGGTTACGAGCAGGCAACCGACGTAGCCCGCAGTGCGCTTGCCAGTGGACGTGGCGTGTTCGAAATCGTCCTCGAACGCGGCCTCCTCTCGAGAGCGCAGCTCGACGCGATTCTCGACCCCGAAGCCATGACCGCGCCGCGTTTCACGCAGGAGTTTGCGGCGGTTCGTCCCACGCCGTGA
- a CDS encoding N(4)-(beta-N-acetylglucosaminyl)-L-asparaginase, translating into MTWSRREFLERSAALSAAGFLPRLPDAWDAPAPGAVTPFRGRPCVVSSSNGLRGVQVAYDRMVAGADPLDAAIAGVNIQELDPDDQSVGLGGLPNEEGVVQLDASCMHGPTRRAGAVACIEGIATPSLVAKAVMDYTDHVMLVGEGAGRFARAMGFKEQNLLTEKSRQDWMRWKSRLNPNDAWLDHSDDIRIKFTTGTINMNAVNAAGDIGSVTTTSGMAWKIPGRVGDSPIVGAGQYCDNTVGAAGSTGRGEANIKTCASFLVVEFMRQGMAPQQACLKVLERVVAMTEPRLLGAGGRPRFDLEFYAVTKAGDFGGATLYSGGRFAVCDERGARLEEAAYLYRR; encoded by the coding sequence ATGACCTGGTCTCGCCGCGAATTCCTCGAGCGTTCGGCTGCGTTGTCTGCGGCTGGGTTCCTCCCCCGGCTGCCGGACGCCTGGGATGCCCCGGCGCCCGGGGCGGTCACGCCGTTCCGCGGGCGTCCGTGCGTGGTCTCGTCATCCAACGGCCTTCGTGGCGTCCAGGTGGCCTACGACCGGATGGTGGCCGGTGCTGACCCGCTCGACGCCGCCATTGCCGGGGTCAACATCCAGGAGCTCGATCCGGACGATCAGTCGGTCGGGCTGGGTGGGCTGCCCAATGAGGAAGGGGTCGTGCAGCTCGACGCCTCCTGCATGCACGGGCCGACCCGGCGCGCTGGCGCGGTGGCGTGCATCGAAGGCATTGCCACGCCGTCGCTCGTGGCCAAGGCCGTGATGGACTACACCGACCACGTGATGCTGGTGGGCGAGGGCGCGGGGCGGTTTGCCAGGGCAATGGGGTTCAAGGAGCAGAACCTGCTCACCGAAAAGTCGCGCCAGGACTGGATGCGGTGGAAGTCTCGGCTCAACCCCAACGATGCGTGGCTGGACCACAGCGACGACATCCGCATCAAGTTCACGACCGGCACGATCAACATGAATGCCGTGAATGCTGCCGGGGACATCGGCTCGGTCACGACCACCAGCGGCATGGCGTGGAAGATCCCCGGGCGGGTCGGCGACTCGCCGATCGTGGGGGCCGGGCAGTACTGCGACAACACGGTGGGGGCTGCCGGCAGCACGGGTCGCGGCGAGGCGAACATCAAGACCTGCGCGTCGTTTCTGGTCGTGGAGTTCATGCGACAGGGGATGGCGCCGCAGCAGGCGTGTCTCAAGGTGCTGGAGCGCGTGGTGGCGATGACGGAGCCGCGCCTGCTGGGCGCCGGGGGGCGTCCGCGGTTCGACCTCGAGTTCTACGCCGTCACCAAGGCTGGCGACTTCGGCGGCGCGACGCTGTACTCCGGCGGCCGGTTCGCGGTGTGCGACGAGCGCGGGGCGCGGCTCGAGGAGGCGGCGTACCTGTACCGGCGATAG